A stretch of the Asticcacaulis sp. ZE23SCel15 genome encodes the following:
- the leuA gene encoding 2-isopropylmalate synthase, translated as MMLKNPADKYRPFDLGVDMSDRTWPSKSITVAPRWLSTDLRDGNQALADPMDVEKKMRFWNKLMEVGLKEVEVGFPSASQIEFDFVRKLIEGGHIPDDVAVQVLVQSREDLIARTFELLKGAKQAIVHLYNATSPLFRRVVFGLEKADVIALAVKGATAIMAEAAKQPDTKWMFEYSPETFSATELDFAVEVCERVMDVFGATPENPVILNLPATVEVSMPNLYADQIEYFCRKLSRRDAAIISIHPHNDRGTGIAAAELSLLAGADRIEGCLFGNGERTGNVDLVTLALNLYTQGITPNLDFSDIRSVVRTVEYCNALPVHPRHPYAGELVFTAFSGSHQDAIRKGFAAHEQRNDGIWEMPYLPIDPADLGESYEAVIRVNSQSGKGGIAWILEQDKGLKLPRRFQVDFSRKIQEIADATGKEMHAEDIWHAFEGAYHLNGEQKYELLEYADSGILRTGGERLFAGRIRHDGVEVPVNGRGNGLISSAVNALNDSYGLGLEVVDFHEHALYKGTDAKAVAYVECKTPDDRKVFGVGIDSDTATASVKAILSAANAL; from the coding sequence ATGATGTTAAAAAATCCTGCCGATAAATACCGCCCTTTTGACCTGGGCGTCGATATGTCCGACCGGACATGGCCGTCGAAATCCATCACTGTCGCCCCGCGCTGGCTGTCGACCGATCTGCGCGACGGCAATCAGGCGCTGGCCGATCCAATGGACGTCGAAAAGAAGATGCGCTTCTGGAACAAGCTGATGGAAGTTGGCCTCAAAGAAGTCGAGGTCGGCTTTCCGTCGGCGTCACAGATCGAGTTCGATTTTGTGCGCAAACTGATCGAAGGCGGCCATATCCCTGATGATGTCGCCGTTCAGGTGCTGGTGCAGTCACGCGAAGACCTGATTGCGCGCACCTTTGAGTTGCTGAAAGGCGCTAAGCAAGCGATCGTTCACCTCTATAATGCCACCTCGCCCTTGTTCCGCCGCGTCGTGTTCGGTCTGGAAAAGGCCGATGTCATCGCTCTGGCCGTCAAAGGGGCCACCGCCATTATGGCTGAGGCCGCCAAACAGCCCGACACCAAGTGGATGTTTGAATATTCGCCGGAGACGTTTTCGGCAACGGAACTTGATTTCGCCGTTGAGGTCTGTGAGCGCGTCATGGACGTGTTTGGGGCTACACCGGAAAATCCGGTGATCCTGAACCTGCCTGCCACGGTTGAGGTTTCCATGCCCAACCTCTATGCCGATCAGATCGAGTATTTCTGCCGTAAGCTGTCGCGCCGGGATGCGGCCATCATCTCGATCCACCCGCATAATGACCGCGGCACCGGCATTGCGGCGGCTGAGTTGTCGCTGCTAGCCGGGGCTGACCGGATCGAAGGCTGTCTGTTTGGCAATGGTGAGCGTACCGGCAATGTCGATCTGGTGACACTGGCGCTTAATCTTTACACGCAGGGCATCACGCCCAATCTTGATTTCTCTGATATCCGCAGCGTCGTGCGCACAGTCGAGTACTGTAATGCCCTGCCCGTCCACCCGCGTCACCCCTATGCCGGTGAATTGGTATTCACGGCTTTTTCTGGATCGCACCAAGACGCGATCCGCAAGGGCTTTGCCGCCCACGAACAGCGCAATGACGGCATTTGGGAAATGCCCTATCTGCCAATTGATCCGGCCGATCTGGGCGAAAGCTATGAGGCGGTCATCCGCGTCAATTCTCAGTCGGGTAAGGGCGGCATCGCCTGGATACTGGAGCAGGATAAGGGCTTGAAACTGCCGCGTCGGTTTCAGGTAGATTTCTCCCGCAAGATTCAGGAAATCGCCGATGCGACGGGCAAGGAAATGCACGCCGAAGACATCTGGCATGCGTTTGAAGGTGCCTATCACCTGAACGGCGAACAGAAATATGAACTGCTCGAATATGCGGATTCCGGTATTTTACGTACCGGCGGAGAGCGCCTGTTTGCCGGCCGTATCCGCCATGACGGCGTCGAAGTGCCGGTCAATGGGCGCGGCAACGGTTTGATATCCTCGGCGGTCAATGCGCTCAACGACAGCTACGGCTTAGGGTTGGAGGTCGTCGATTTTCACGAGCATGCGCTTTACAAAGGCACGGACGCCAAGGCCGTAGCCTATGTCGAATGCAAAACCCCCGATGACCGGAAGGTGTTCGGCGTGGGTATAGATTCTGATACGGCCACGGCGTCGGTAAAAGCAATCCTCAGCGCCGCAAACGCATTGTAA